In Euphorbia lathyris chromosome 10, ddEupLath1.1, whole genome shotgun sequence, the DNA window TGAAAGATGTCAAATAAAGCAGAAAGAAAAACTTAAAAATCTATTTCTTATCTAATAACCCTACACTGCAATAAATTGATAAAAGGAAATATATGAAACTACATATAAATGTAGATCTGTATTTGCAAGACAAATTCCCAATTCTATTCAAAAATCAGGAAAGATAACAAGGATTCATATTCAAGCAACAACGGCTAATAACCCAAACACAACAAAGTGACCTACGTTATATTATGGCTGAAAACcgtaattcataataaataacatgaaaTTCAAACAAAAATCCACTTATCTCACATCCACCACACGAAATCAGTCTTTATTCTTGAGCCTTTCAATGCGCTGATTCAACTGCTCGATCCTGACCACCAGATTAGTGACAGAATAGAGCAACCAGTAGAAGACAAGCGCTGCAGCAATTAGGAGCGCGTTCCTCTGGCTCTTCATGATGGATTTCTGGTGACGGAGATACTCGGATGGGGTGCAGGAGTCGGAATCGCAGGTAGGACGGGTCTCATACTTCCAGTAAATATCCATAAGAAGGAAGAGACAGAAAGGGACAACAGATAAGAAAGGCTTGAGGAGGTTGCGGGTGACAGCGACAAGTCCCTTGCGGAGTCCGTCGAGGCCAGGTATCGTAAGTAGGAGGACCATGATGGCCTCAGCACCGGCAGCGTAGCCTAGTACGACCCACTCGAGAGCCATAATTGTTGAGAAATGAGAGAAAATCAGGAACCCTAGATCTGCAGGGAATCTTCGATTGAGCGAGTTTCTTAAGGAGTAAGAGAGCTTCTTTGATTTTGAGGAGAGAGAGGAGTTTGCGGTTAAATGGTGAAAGAGAATACGTGTTATTCAGGAAAGTCGCTGTGGCAATCAATGGTGTGATCCAGTTGCAGGTAAAGCTTGGACTTCATTTTGGGCTACTCCTTCCTTCACAAATAAACCATTTAACCTATCTTTGGGCCTACTCAATATATGTAAGGGCAAATTACAATCAAATTCAATTCATGTATCAAtttaattttgcatttttttttgaaagaataaagaatattattaacttaaatcagagCTTAAAACATCGATAAGAAAAGGTGGTGGACATGCTCACACATCCCAATCAGATCTAGATCTAACAGCTTTTGCTAAAGAATAGGCTGCGAGATTCGCTGATCGCTTAATGAATGATATCGAAACAGAGGTTAGATCTTGAAAAATACCTTTACAGTCTTGAATAACGTCAGATAAGTATGAAAGGTTAGATACCTTAGAATGTATAGCCTGTACCACATTTAAACAATCTGATTGAATCATTACTTGAGATAAATTTAGAGCTTTGATCCAACTAAGAGCTTCTCTTATTGCCATTGCTTCCGTAAGGGTGGGGTCACTCGACTCTGCCATCCCCGTATTCCTAGCATGAATACAGTCCCTTTTATTATCCCGAATAAGCATTCCATATG includes these proteins:
- the LOC136208667 gene encoding uncharacterized protein, with amino-acid sequence MALEWVVLGYAAGAEAIMVLLLTIPGLDGLRKGLVAVTRNLLKPFLSVVPFCLFLLMDIYWKYETRPTCDSDSCTPSEYLRHQKSIMKSQRNALLIAAALVFYWLLYSVTNLVVRIEQLNQRIERLKNKD